In Oryza sativa Japonica Group chromosome 3, ASM3414082v1, one DNA window encodes the following:
- the LOC4331750 gene encoding uncharacterized protein — protein sequence MADAKGDEVLAEGQMPLGRWPILSYGVGHMLNDITSACWFTYLLLFLQEIGLAPRDAAIVMLSGQVADGLMTILAGEMIDRFGHFKLWHIGGSILVGISFSSVFGGCLLCTVLGTDSYLVRTIGYSFFAAVFNIGWAATQVSHMSMVNCMTLNSTSRVALASCRNAFTMVANLGLYAIALVVFALVSAKACSDIVLQYRWIAYVSIFVGCCFLVVFYAGTKEPTLQSGSDCKKSARISWGYWFKKALYYQVALLYMLARLITNVSQSLIAFYVTRDLKMNEYSKAIIPAIIFCCSFLVSVVLQEIKWNSRRLKSLLTIGAILWVIAGAAVFVLPSQMHNLMYPLAMVIGAANALVMVTTIGLESALVGDDLNGCAFVYGSLSFLDKMSCGIALFVLESYEDSISCGETRGLYTVSRFGTGLIPSCFAVFALLVTSTLKLQDTNPRAAAAALEAPLLV from the exons atggcTGACGCGAAGGGCGACGAGGTGTTGGCGGAGGGACAGATGCCTCTGGGACGGTGGCCGATCCTGTCCTACGGTGTCGGCCACATGCTGAATGACATCACGTCTGCCTGCTGGTTCACTTACCTGCTCCTCTTCTTGCAAGAAATCGGGCTTGCTCCAAG GGATGCAGCTATTGTGATGCTTTCTGGCCAGGTTGCAGATGGCCTAATGACGATTCTTGCAGGCGAGATG ATCGACCGATTTGGGCACTTCAAGCTGTGGCACATCGGAGGATCAATCCTAGTCGGCATCTCCTTCTCCTCTGTCTTCGGTGGATGTCTTCTCTGCACCGTCCTGGGGACCGATTCCTACCTTGTGAGAACCATTGGTTACAGCTTCTTCGCTGCCGTCTTCAACATCGGCTGGGCGGCCACACAAGTTTCACACAT GTCAATGGTGAACTGCATGACACTGAATTCCACAAGCCGGGTAGCCTTAGCAAGCTGCAGAAATGCGTTCACTATG GTGGCAAATCTTGGTTTATATGCGATAGCTTTGGTTGTATTTGCTTTAGTGAGCGCGAAGGCATGCTCAGACATTGTTCTTCAG TACCGTTGGATAGCGTACGTTTCAATTTTTGTGGGATGCTGCTTCCTAGTGGTGTTCTATGCTGGAACAAAGGAGCCGac TTTGCAGTCGGGATCTGACTGCAAGAAATCGGCTAGGATTTCCTGGGGCTACTGGTTCAAGAAGGCCTTGTACTACCAAGTCGCTCTGTTGTATATGCTTGCAAGATTGATCACAAATGTCTCTCAG tctcTCATCGCGTTCTACGTCACTAGAGACTTGAAGATGAATGAGTACTCCAAAGCGATT ATACCAGCCATCATATTTTGCTGCAGCTTCCTCGTCTCTGTTGTTCTCCAG GAGATAAAGTGGAACAGCCGCCGCCTGAAGTCGCTCCTCACCATCGGAGCAATACTCTGGGTGATCGCTGGAGCCGCCGTCTTCGTCCTCCCGAGTCAGATGCACAACCTTATGTACCCTCTCGCTATGGTCATCGGAGCTGCAAACGCCCTCGTCATG GTGACCACAATTGGGCTAGAGAGCGCGCTGGTAGGAGACGACTTGAACGGCTGCGCCTTCGTCTACGGCTCGCTCAGCTTCCTGGACAAGATGTCGTGTGGAATCGCCTTGTTTGTTCTAGAATCATACGAAG ATTCGATTAGCTGCGGCGAGACGAGGGGGCTGTACACGGTGAGCAGGTTTGGGACAGGTCTGATCCCCTCGTGCTTTGCAGTCTTCGCGCTGCTGGTCACCTCAACCCTGAAGCTCCAGGACACCAACCCGAGAGCTGCCGCCGCTGCACTGGAAGCTCCACTCCTCGTCTGA
- the LOC4331751 gene encoding late embryogenesis abundant protein, group 3 produces the protein MAIVSRSRRLAVTLLLLLFAVVAAAAVATKAEAGTEDAASKEDESWTGWAKEKITEGLGLKHHVADVDEEEDAARKAGHAAKSAQHTASEAGRQTSKKAGDAKEAAEATASGASSKAEQAKEKTKEAAKGAAGEATRRAEQAKHKTKEAAEAAGERGAEVHEQSKQGKAKVEETAKEKAGEGYDAAKDKAGKAQETLRQSTDAAKDKAGKAQETLRQSTDAARDKAGKAQETLRQSTDAAAEKAGAAKDSAWERTSSAKDAAAEKAGSAKDAAWEKTSSAKDAAAEKAGAAKDAAREKAEAAGEKARQSKEAAKGKAGAAKDAAWEKAEAAKDAAWETAEAAREKANEGYEKVKEKAKEKVEEVKERVTGADDAADHGKEKKHHHRHVDGKQKPRTVDEL, from the exons ATGGCGATCGTGTCGCGGTCGAGGAGGCTGGCGGtgacgctgctgctgctgctgtttgctgtggtggcggcggccgccgtggcGACGAAGGCGGAGGCTGGCACGGAGGACGCGGCGAGCAAGGAGGACGAGTCGTGGACGGGCTGGGCCAAGGAGAAGATCACCGAGGGGCTCGGGCTGAAGCACCacgtcgccgacgtcgacgaggaggaggacgccgcgcGCAAGGCCGGCCACGCCGCCAAGTCCGCCCAGCACACCGCCTCCG AGGCAGGGAGGCAGACGAGCAAGAAGGCCGGGGacgcgaaggaggcggcggaggcgacggcgtcggGCGCGTCGAGCAAGGCTGAGCAGGCAAAGGAGAAGAcgaaggaggcggcgaagggcgccgccggcgaggcgaccAGGAGAGCGGAGCAGGCCAAGCACAAGACCAAGGAGGCcgccgaggcggccggcgagaggggCGCCGAGGTGCACGAGCAGTCGAAGCAGGGCAAGGCCAAGGTCGAAGAGACGGCCAAGGAGAAGGCCGGCGAGGGGTACGACGCCGCCAAGGACAAGGCCGGCAAGGCGCAGGAGACTCTCCGGCAATCCACCGACGCCGCCAAGGACAAGGCCGGCAAGGCGCAGGAGACTCTCCGGCAATCCACCGACGCCGCCAGGGACAAGGCCGGCAAGGCGCAGGAGACGCTCCGGCaatccaccgacgccgccgcggagaAGGCCGGGGCGGCGAAGGACAGCGCGTGGGAGAGGACCAGCTCGGCGAAGGACGCcgcggcggagaaggccggGTCGGCGAAGGACGCGGCGTGGGAGAAGACAAGCTCGGCGAAGGACGCcgcggcggagaaggccggGGCGGCGAAGGACGCGGCGCgggagaaggcggaggcggccggcgagaagGCGAGGCAGTCCAAGGAGGCGGCGAAGGGGAAGGCCGGCGCGGCGAAGGACGCGGCGTgggagaaggcggaggcggcgaaggaCGCCGCGTGggagacggcggaggcggcgagggagaaGGCGAACGAGGGGTACGAGAAGGTGAAGGAGAAGGCGAAGgagaaggtggaggaggtgaaggagcgcgtcaccggcgccgacgacgccgccgatcACGGCAAGGAGAAGAAGCATCACCACCGCCACGTCGACGGCAAGCAAAAGCCCCGCACGGTCGACGAGCTCTGA
- the LOC4331752 gene encoding uncharacterized protein, giving the protein MAACLPSLSPPPHQAPVPAATTALAGNLTSSLLSLPPPLPRLAVSHRRAVVAAASSRPPPPPSREGGDGGGEEEEEVERAMGMDGGIPGTSGEFLRRVSSRAYGMRRHLMESLDSLAYDVLETNPWREDSKPVYVLARRDNHLWTMKTRRSRSEVERELGMLLKGGGSGVGTKSKYSGSKFNMLVEDIREGILVFEDEDDAAKYCDILQGGGQGCEGIAEIEASSVFNICHKMKALAVLFRRGRTPPLPQSLERDLRARKRSLED; this is encoded by the exons ATGGCAGCTTGCTTGCCATCCCtctcaccgccgccgcatcaggcgccggtgccggcggcgacgaccgcgcTGGCGGGGAACCTGACCTCGTCCCTCCTCTCCCTGCCCCCGCCGCTGCCCCGCCTCGCCGTCTCGCACCGCAGGGCGGTGGTCGCCGCGGCCTCGTCccggcccccgcccccgccatcGCGGGAGGggggtgatggtggtggtgaggaggaggaggaggtggagagggcGATGGGGATGGACGGCGGCATCCCTGGCACCTCCGGCGAGTTCCTGCGCCGCGTCTCCTCCCGCGCGTACGGCATGCGGCGCCACCTCATGGAATCGCTCGACTCCCTCGCCTACGATG TGTTGGAGACAAACCCATGGAGAGAAGACTCCAAACCAGTCTATGTACTGGCTAGAAGAGATAACCATCTATGGACAATGAAAACCCGTAGGAGTCGCAG TGAAGTTGAAAGGGAACTTGGAATGCTCTTAAAGGGAGGGGGTTCAGGAGTTGGGACTAAATCAAAATACTCTGGTTCCAAGTTTAACATGCTTGTTGAAGATATCAGAGAGGGAATACTG GTATTTGAAGACGAGGACGATGCTGCAAAATACTGTGACATTCTACAGGGTGGCGGCCAAGGTTGTGAGGGGATTGCAGAGATAGAGGCATCATCG GTTTTCAACATCTGCCATAAAATGAAAGCTCTTGCCGTCCTTTTCCGTCGTGGTAGGACCCCTCCATTGCCTCAAAGCCTTGAGCGCGACTTAAGGGCAAGAAAGAGATCATTGGAAGACTAG
- the LOC4331753 gene encoding uncharacterized protein isoform X1, producing the protein MALLSVSSSHHAIHPGSSRSMQCICTRVTPSRSVGEISRSRSRNDLPLGVSPSSRMLTTCTLKTPSYGNKSKSKEKINPRDMFTFSYRFNTDIPMTETPGASIDEYLQNRPRIVGAVFPDKRKRTKLSDEEWSVQLLPIQFLFLSASPVIVMRFVSKSGGKEYPPHVPVKATSLLLMEVTDYKLDGLDSNAMPSHLALTVRGSLYPRPEGRKSLRGHVEMSVGFNLPPVLALVPEGVIRGVGETVLRQLALQMKQDFDNGLAADFKRYRREKLTEKKTTP; encoded by the exons ATGGCATTGCTAAGTGTCAGCTCATCTCATCATGCCATCCATCCAG GTAGTAGCAGGAGCATGCAGTGCATCTGCACCAGGGTGACACCATCCAGATCAGTGGGAGAaatatcaagatcaagatcaAGAAATGATCTTCCTCTGGGTGTTTCACCGTCGTCGAGGATGCTCACGACATGTACTCTCAAGACTCCTTCCTATGGCAACAAGTCGAAGTCGAAGGAGAAGATCAATCCGAGAGACATGTTCACCTTCTCCTACAGATTCAACACTGACATCCCCATGACCGAGACTCCAGGG GCATCCATCGATGAGTACCTTCAGAACAGGCCCAGGATTGTTGGAGCCGTGTTCCCTGATAAGCGCAAGAGAACCAAGCTCAGTGAT gaAGAATGGAGCGTGCAGCTTCTGCCGATCCAGTTCCTGTTCCTGTCGGCGTCGCCGGTGATCGTGATGCGGTTCGTAAGCAAATCCGGCGGCAAGGAGTACCCGCCGCACGTCCCCGTCAAGGCAACCAGCCTCCTGCTCATGGAAGTG ACGGACTACAAGCTGGACGGGCTGGACAGCAACGCGATGCCGTCGCACCTCGCCCTGACCGTCCGCGGGTCGCTGTACccgcggccggaggggaggaaGAGCCTGAGGGGCCACGTCGAGATGAGCGTCGGCTTCAACCTGCCGCCGGTGCTCGCGCTGGTGCCGGAGGGCGTCATCAGAGGCGTCGGCGAGACG GTGCTGAGGCAGCTAGCACTGCAGATGAAGCAGGATTTCGACAATGGCCTGGCAGCCGATTTCAAGAGGTACAGGAGGGAGAAGCTAACTGAAAAGAAGACTACACCCTGA
- the LOC4331753 gene encoding uncharacterized protein isoform X2, translating to MPSIQCVAGSSRSMQCICTRVTPSRSVGEISRSRSRNDLPLGVSPSSRMLTTCTLKTPSYGNKSKSKEKINPRDMFTFSYRFNTDIPMTETPGASIDEYLQNRPRIVGAVFPDKRKRTKLSDEEWSVQLLPIQFLFLSASPVIVMRFVSKSGGKEYPPHVPVKATSLLLMEVTDYKLDGLDSNAMPSHLALTVRGSLYPRPEGRKSLRGHVEMSVGFNLPPVLALVPEGVIRGVGETVLRQLALQMKQDFDNGLAADFKRYRREKLTEKKTTP from the exons ATGCCATCCATCCAG TGTGTTGCAGGTAGTAGCAGGAGCATGCAGTGCATCTGCACCAGGGTGACACCATCCAGATCAGTGGGAGAaatatcaagatcaagatcaAGAAATGATCTTCCTCTGGGTGTTTCACCGTCGTCGAGGATGCTCACGACATGTACTCTCAAGACTCCTTCCTATGGCAACAAGTCGAAGTCGAAGGAGAAGATCAATCCGAGAGACATGTTCACCTTCTCCTACAGATTCAACACTGACATCCCCATGACCGAGACTCCAGGG GCATCCATCGATGAGTACCTTCAGAACAGGCCCAGGATTGTTGGAGCCGTGTTCCCTGATAAGCGCAAGAGAACCAAGCTCAGTGAT gaAGAATGGAGCGTGCAGCTTCTGCCGATCCAGTTCCTGTTCCTGTCGGCGTCGCCGGTGATCGTGATGCGGTTCGTAAGCAAATCCGGCGGCAAGGAGTACCCGCCGCACGTCCCCGTCAAGGCAACCAGCCTCCTGCTCATGGAAGTG ACGGACTACAAGCTGGACGGGCTGGACAGCAACGCGATGCCGTCGCACCTCGCCCTGACCGTCCGCGGGTCGCTGTACccgcggccggaggggaggaaGAGCCTGAGGGGCCACGTCGAGATGAGCGTCGGCTTCAACCTGCCGCCGGTGCTCGCGCTGGTGCCGGAGGGCGTCATCAGAGGCGTCGGCGAGACG GTGCTGAGGCAGCTAGCACTGCAGATGAAGCAGGATTTCGACAATGGCCTGGCAGCCGATTTCAAGAGGTACAGGAGGGAGAAGCTAACTGAAAAGAAGACTACACCCTGA
- the LOC4331753 gene encoding uncharacterized protein isoform X3: MPSIQCVAGSSRSMQCICTRVTPSRSVGEISRSRSRNDLPLGVSPSSRMLTTCTLKTPSYGNKSKSKEKINPRDMFTFSYRFNTDIPMTETPGASIDEYLQNRPRIVGAVFPDKRKRTKLSDEEWSVQLLPIQFLFLSASPVIVMRFVSKSGGKEYPPHVPVKATSLLLMEVTDYKLDGLDSNAMPSHLALTVRGSLYPRPEGRKSLRGHVEMSVGFNLPPVLALVPEGVIRGVGETVSIFQHLRCFCASRKRWYHGNWKDPLHDSVL, translated from the exons ATGCCATCCATCCAG TGTGTTGCAGGTAGTAGCAGGAGCATGCAGTGCATCTGCACCAGGGTGACACCATCCAGATCAGTGGGAGAaatatcaagatcaagatcaAGAAATGATCTTCCTCTGGGTGTTTCACCGTCGTCGAGGATGCTCACGACATGTACTCTCAAGACTCCTTCCTATGGCAACAAGTCGAAGTCGAAGGAGAAGATCAATCCGAGAGACATGTTCACCTTCTCCTACAGATTCAACACTGACATCCCCATGACCGAGACTCCAGGG GCATCCATCGATGAGTACCTTCAGAACAGGCCCAGGATTGTTGGAGCCGTGTTCCCTGATAAGCGCAAGAGAACCAAGCTCAGTGAT gaAGAATGGAGCGTGCAGCTTCTGCCGATCCAGTTCCTGTTCCTGTCGGCGTCGCCGGTGATCGTGATGCGGTTCGTAAGCAAATCCGGCGGCAAGGAGTACCCGCCGCACGTCCCCGTCAAGGCAACCAGCCTCCTGCTCATGGAAGTG ACGGACTACAAGCTGGACGGGCTGGACAGCAACGCGATGCCGTCGCACCTCGCCCTGACCGTCCGCGGGTCGCTGTACccgcggccggaggggaggaaGAGCCTGAGGGGCCACGTCGAGATGAGCGTCGGCTTCAACCTGCCGCCGGTGCTCGCGCTGGTGCCGGAGGGCGTCATCAGAGGCGTCGGCGAGACGGTGAGCATTTTTCAGCACCTTCGCTGCTTTTGTGCAAGCAGAAAGAGATGGTATCATGGAAACTGGAAAGATCCTCTACACGACTCTGTCCTCTGA
- the LOC4331754 gene encoding uncharacterized protein isoform X2, protein MWKTLQLCSSIHLRRHLRQEPKIICHGYANGASELNSNARSLLKGEICYTGKKKESISVSSSNIAVSSQGIGFSLEQRTGEKCLANSHLDVKLCTGIVKLVIDKCSYIFKSKGGIFDGNCRLQDVLKLGFWLSPETLRPFWRASELKPDDFLNILIGFGPDAAEVKKAIFLWNLYWWASWQSKAFQHLPRVLADAGKLFSQVIQAYAEAGNLGTSSSTDGKEKK, encoded by the exons ATGTGGAAGACTTTGCAGTTATGCAGCTCAATCCATCTCCGGCGGCATCTAAG GCAAGAACCTAAGATAATATGCCATGGTTATGCTAATGGTGCTTCAGAGCTGAATTCCAACGCAAGGAGCTTGTTGAAAGGTGAAATCTGCTACActgggaagaagaaagagagcatCTCTGTTTCCAGTTCAAACATCGCTGTCTCTTCACAGGGCATTGGATTTAGTTTGGAGCAAAGAACTGGAGAGAAGTGCTTAGCCAATTCCCATTTGGATGTAAAGCTGTGCACTGGAATTGTAAAGCTGGTTATAGATAAGTGCTCTTATATTTTTAAGAGTAAAGGGGGCATCTTTGATGGGAACTGCAGATTGCAAGATGTTCTTAAGCTTGGTTTCTGGCTCTCACCAGAGACACTCCGCCCATTTTGGCGTGCTTCAGAGCTGAAGCCTGATGATTTCCTTAACATCTTGATTGGCTTTGGGCCAGATGCTGCAGAAGTGAAGAAGGCAATATTTTTGTGGAATTTGTACTGGTGGGCTTCGTGGCAGAGCAAGGCATTCCAACATCTTCCAAG GGTTCTGGCTGATGCAGGTAAACTGTTTAGTCAGGTTATCCAAGCGTATGCAGAAGCTGGCAACCTTG GTACTTCTTCATCTACTGATGGAAAGGAGAAAAAATGA
- the LOC4331754 gene encoding pentatricopeptide repeat-containing protein At5g15280, mitochondrial isoform X1 — translation MWKTLQLCSSIHLRRHLRQEPKIICHGYANGASELNSNARSLLKGEICYTGKKKESISVSSSNIAVSSQGIGFSLEQRTGEKCLANSHLDVKLCTGIVKLVIDKCSYIFKSKGGIFDGNCRLQDVLKLGFWLSPETLRPFWRASELKPDDFLNILIGFGPDAAEVKKAIFLWNLYWWASWQSKAFQHLPRSNEIMVSILANAHMLSQAESLLLLLDGNRVLADAGKLFSQVIQAYAEAGNLGKSISIYDCAQDRCLIPSGSCYQVLLHLLMERRKNDLVLRVYLDMLGAGLGSYTEGDILDIVVKALIKKDKFLQAIGIIRQLKDLNIQMSKGSLSAVTQEFCKKKDIGDMMNFLEEWRWYF, via the exons ATGTGGAAGACTTTGCAGTTATGCAGCTCAATCCATCTCCGGCGGCATCTAAG GCAAGAACCTAAGATAATATGCCATGGTTATGCTAATGGTGCTTCAGAGCTGAATTCCAACGCAAGGAGCTTGTTGAAAGGTGAAATCTGCTACActgggaagaagaaagagagcatCTCTGTTTCCAGTTCAAACATCGCTGTCTCTTCACAGGGCATTGGATTTAGTTTGGAGCAAAGAACTGGAGAGAAGTGCTTAGCCAATTCCCATTTGGATGTAAAGCTGTGCACTGGAATTGTAAAGCTGGTTATAGATAAGTGCTCTTATATTTTTAAGAGTAAAGGGGGCATCTTTGATGGGAACTGCAGATTGCAAGATGTTCTTAAGCTTGGTTTCTGGCTCTCACCAGAGACACTCCGCCCATTTTGGCGTGCTTCAGAGCTGAAGCCTGATGATTTCCTTAACATCTTGATTGGCTTTGGGCCAGATGCTGCAGAAGTGAAGAAGGCAATATTTTTGTGGAATTTGTACTGGTGGGCTTCGTGGCAGAGCAAGGCATTCCAACATCTTCCAAGGTCGAATGAAATTATGGTGTCAATACTTGCAAATGCTCATATGCTTAGCCAAGCGGAATCATTGCTTCTCTTGTTGGATGGCAACAGGGTTCTGGCTGATGCAGGTAAACTGTTTAGTCAGGTTATCCAAGCGTATGCAGAAGCTGGCAACCTTGGTAAGTCAATTTCAATTTATGACTGTGCACAGGATAGGTGTCTGATTCCTTCAGGCTCATGCTACCAGGTACTTCTTCATCTACTGATGGAAAGGAGAAAAAATGACTTAGTTTTAAGAGTATATTTGGACATGCTTGGAGCTGGATTAGGTTCTTACACGGAAGGAGATATTCTTGATATTGTTGTCAAGGCTTTAATCAAGAAAGACAAATTTTTGCAAGCTATTGGTATAATTCGGCAGTTAAAGGATTTGAACATTCAAATGAGTAAGGGATCCTTATCAGCTGTCACACAAGAATTTTGCAAGAAGAAGGATATTGGAGATATGATGAATTTCTTAGAAGAGTGGAG GTGGTATTTTTAA